The sequence tgccagtagaggggggggcctggagctgcaggtccagctccaaccccctgccagtagaggggggctggagctacaggtccagcaccaaccccctgcaagtagatgggggctggagctacaggtccagcaccaaccccctgccagtagaggggggctggagctacaggttcagcaccaaccccctgccagtagatgggggctgaggctacaggtccagcaccaaccccctgccagtagatgggggctggagctacaggtccagcaccaaccccctgccagtagagaggggctgaagctacaggtccagcaccaaccccctgccagtagatgggggctgaagctacaggtccagcaccaaccccctgccagtagaggggggctggagctacaggtccagcaccaaccccctgccagtagagaggggctgaagctacaggtccagcaccaaccctttgccagtaggTGTTTTCCTTGACCGGCTTCAGTTTATGTGTAATGTGCTGATTGTGTTGAATGTGGTAGGTGTGGTTGACTGATAATAGGTCTCTCACTGACTAAAGCTGATAAtggaactgacactgtccacatttgataattgggctgacactgaccatgggtgataatggggctgacactgaccaccggtgataatggggctgacactgaccaccggtgataatggggctgacacttaccacaggtgataatggggctgtcactgaccacaggtgataatggggctgacactgaccacagctgataatggggctgacactgaccacagctgataatggggctgacactgaccacaggtcataatggggctgacactgaccacaggtcataatggggctgacactgtccacaggtgataatggggctgacactgaccacaggtgataatggggctgacactgtccacaggtgataatgaggctgacactgaccacaggtgataatggggctgtcactgaccacaggtgataatggggctgacactgaccacaggtgataatggggctgacactgaccacaggtgataatggggctgacactgtccacaggtgataatggggctgacactgaccacaggtgataatggggctgtcactgaacacaggtgataatggggctgacactgaccacaggtgataatggggctgacactgtccacaggtgataatggggctgacactgaccacaggtgataatggggctgtcactgaccacaggtgataatgggttgacactgaccacaggtgataatggggctgacactgaccacaggtcataatggggctgacactgaccacaggtgataatggggctgacactgtccgcaggatgagggagcccgtcaagaggctggtggaggctggccgggtggtggccgtcaagaggctggtggaggctggccgggtgttggccgtccaggaagaccaagatggccgccgctccgccaggataactctacaagacggacagctgtacctccacccactcctgcgtcagcccacgcccgcccacgcccacaccctccaggttactttattacacccactagtcttactgacattactgagttatgataactaatatgatagcattttgttatacagttatcagcataatttatttcatttcctgcaggagagtgaggttgtgggcgtgctggagccctcctgcaccctggcgttccttgacctcgggtgggcggggtcaacaagagggcgggtcaccatccggctgacccctgacactccgctggccagacagtttgtgttgttgtgtacgggccagcggggccacacctaccgcaacactaaactgttgcgGGTGGGGAACAAGGGTGAGCCAGGGGAGTGGGTGAAGGgtggagactacgagagtaatgatggtgagggaggagccccactgctgcctgacctccaggggcagtaccaGGGGTCAGGCCAGGCAGGAGTTGTGTGCGCCATGAGTGGGCCGGGGGGTCCCAGGTGTGCCCAGTTCGGCATCGCCACCAGGGACCGCCAGGGTGGTAGCCGGTGGTCAggtgtcttcggtgatgtggtgagcggcttggatgtggtgagggcagcagtaaACCACAGTAACATtagggaggtgactgtggtggactgtggtgtaatgctgccactctagttcactgtaccaccactatcactactgtggtgttgtgctgccaatctagttcactgtaccaccactatcactactgtggtgttgtgctgccactctagttcactgtaccatcaccatcactactgtagtgttgtgctgccactctagttcactgtaccaccaccatcactactgtagtgttgtgctgccactctagttcactgtaccatcaccatcactactgtagtgttgtgctgacactctagttcactgtaccataacaactgtggtgttgtgctgccactctagttcactgtaccatcaccatcactactgtggtgttgtgctgccactctagttcactgtaccatcaccatcactactgtggtgttgtgctgccactctagttcactgtaccatcactactgtggtgttgtgctaccactctagttcactgtaccatcaccatcactactgtggtgttgtgctgctactctagttcactgtaccatcactactatggtgttgtgctgccactctagttcactgtaccataactactatggtgttgtgctgccactctagttcactgtaccatcactactgtggtgttgtgctgccactctagttcactgtaccaccaccatcactactgtggtgttgtgctgccactctagttcactgtaccatcactactgtggtgttgtgctgccactctagttcactgtaccatcactactgtggtgttgtgctgccactctagttcactgtaccatcaccatcactactgtggtgttgtgctgccactctagttcactgtaccatcaccatcactactgtggagttgtgctgctactctagttcactgtaccatcactactgtggtggtgtgctgcaactctagttcactgtaccatcactactgtgatgttgtgctgccactgtagttcactgtaccaccactatcactactgtggtgttgtgctgccactcacgttcactgtaccatcaccatcactactgtggtgttgtgctgccactctagttcactgtaccatcactactgtggtgttgtgttgtcactctagttcactgtaccatcaccatcactactgtggtgttgtgctgccagtctagttcactgtaccaccactatcactactgtggtgttgtgctgccactctagttcactgtaccaccactatcactacagtGGTgccgtgctgccactctagttcactgtaccaccaccatcactactgtggtgttgtgctgccactctagttcactgtacctccaccatcactactgtcgtgttgtggtgccactctagttcactgtacctccaccatcactactgtggtgttgtgctgccactctagttcactgtaccaccaccatcactactgtggtgttgtgctgccactctagttcactgtaccaccactctcactactgtggtgttgtgctgccactttagttcactgtaccaccaccatcactactgtggtgttgtgctgccactctagttcactgtaccatcactactgtggtgttgtgctgccactctagttcactgtaccaccaccatcactacagtggtgttgtgctgccactctagttcactgtaccacctccatcactactgtggtgttgtactgccactctagttcactgtacaatcactatcaccatcactactgtggtgttgtgctgccactatagttcactgtaccatcactactgtggtgttgtgttgccactctagttcactgtacccggggagccggtcggccgagcggacagcacgctggatttgtgatcctgtggtcctgggttcgatcccaggcgccggcgagaaacaatgggcagagtttctttcaccctatgcccctgttacctagcagtaaaataggtacctgggttttagtcagctgtcacgggctgcttcctgggggtggaggcctggtcgaggaccgggccgcggggacactaaaaagccccgaaatcatctcaagataacctcaagataacctgcaccaccatcactactgtggtgttgtgctgccactctagttcactgtaccaccactatcactactgtggtgttgtactgccactctagttcactgtaccatcactatcactactgtggtgttgtgctgccactctagttcactgtaccatcaccatctctactgtggtgtagtgctgccactctagttcactgtaccaccatcatcaccatcactcctgcatcaccatggGCTGCGTGTTTTGATAccaatgtaatttaaggacacgcctttatcactatatcatcataacttcactatctttggtatttaacactttggcatatatactttggtatcatatacctgacaatgacggctgtatcaccatcaatgctatatctttccagcactgtaacctatcattgctgtatcactatagcttcactatcacctctatatatcaccatcacctcaggccccacacttggggtcatatactgaccatgttgagtaacaaattgttggtgtcactatatgacagctgttgtcactgttatatcaccaacagctcactctcacataacactatcactgctacaccaacatcatttcagtttctctgcattatcacctcacaGTGATAGATTTCCTCCTTACATTTACTaatatatcactatcactgctacagcaccactgctgcaccatcactgctatatcaccatcactttcatatcactatcacctcagtatcactgttgtatcaccactatactatcatagctatatcaccatcacctcacaatcactcaggtgtgttgtcatattaccatactggtccatgatgtggtgagcggcttggatgtggtgagggcagcagtcaaccacagtaacattagggaggtgactgtggtggactgtggtgtagtgctgccactctagttcactgtaccatcaccatcactactgtagtgttgtgctgtgatattaccatactgtaccatggtgtgttgtgatattaccatactggtccatggtgtgttgtgatattaccatactggtccatggtgtgttgtgatattaccatactggaccatggtgtgttgtgatattaccatactggaccatggtgtgttgtgatattaccatactggaccatggtgtgttgtgatattaccatactggaccatggtgtgttgtgatattaccatactggaccatggtgtgttgtgatattaccatactggtccatggtgtgttgtgatattaccatactggaccatggtgtgttgtgatattaccatactggtccatggtgtgttgtgatattaccatactggtccatggtgtgttgtgatattaccatactggaccatggtgtgttgtgatattaccatactggtccatggtgtgttgtgatattaccatactggtccatggtgtgttgtgatattaccatactggaccatggtgtgttgtgatattaccatactggaccatggtgtgttgtgatattaccatactgtaccatggtgtgttgtgatattaccatactggaccatggtgtgttgtgatattaccatactggaccatggtgtgttgtgatattaccatactggaccatggtgtgttgtgatattaccatactggaccatggtgtgttgtgatattaccatactggaccatggtgtgttgtga comes from Procambarus clarkii isolate CNS0578487 chromosome 55, FALCON_Pclarkii_2.0, whole genome shotgun sequence and encodes:
- the LOC138352928 gene encoding peptidyl-prolyl cis-trans isomerase-like isoform X1; the protein is MREPVKRLVEAGRVVAVKRLVEAGRVLAVQEDQDGRRSARITLQDGQLYLHPLLRQPTPAHAHTLQESEVVGVLEPSCTLAFLDLGWAGSTRGRVTIRLTPDTPLARQFVLLCTGQRGHTYRNTKLLRVGNKGEPGEWVKGGDYESNDGEGGAPLLPDLQGQYQGSGQAGVVCAMSGPGGPRCAQFGIATRDRQGGSRWSGVFGDVVSGLDVVRAAVNHSNIREVTVVDCGVMLPL